In Terriglobus aquaticus, the genomic window GAAGAACATCTACGAGTTCCTGCGCGACACTGGCAAGGCTGAGGAGCCAAGCTGGCTGCGCGACCGCATGCAAAGTGAAGATCCCAACTTCGTCATCGGCACCACGGGCGAGGACGGTTCCAGTGAACTGACCCGCATGACGCTAGAGGTCTTCGTCTCGGCGTACGGCGCAGAGTGCGGCAACATGGGCCTGAAGCTGCTGGCCAGCGGCGGTGTGTATCTGGGTGGCGGTATACCTCCGAAGATCCTGAAGACGCTGCAGAACGGCAAGTTCCGCGACGCGTTCCTCGATAAAGGACGTCTCTCACCGGTCCTGCACAACATCCCGGTGCGCGTGATCCTGGAGGAGCGCACCGCGTTGATCGGCGCAGCGGCGTATGCTGAAGCGCGCGCCAGTGAACTGACCGGTCACAGCGAACGGATCGCGTCGCAAGTTTAGAGACACAAGCGGAACAAGAAAGAGCTCGTCCAAGACGAGCCTCTTTTCTTGTTCTTAGTCTGCGTCACCCTTATTGCAAGCGGAAACGTTCGACCATAAGCCGTTGAAACCGCGGCTTCCAGATCAGGTCGTACGCAAGTTCCTTGCCGGGAAACATGGCGAGCGCTGCCTCGCGCGCGTCCGAAATCATGCGAGACGCTTCGTCTACTGTGAGGCTGCCGTCCTGCGCGATCACCTGCATGACCATGTTCATCATCATCTGCAGGCGGCGCAGCAGCTTCCGCTCGTCTGCCTCGGCCTGCTGAGATTGCGGCGTCGATGCGATGTTGTTTTCCGTGCGGATCTCGTCCATGTTGCCTCCCTCGTGGAAAGGTCACAGGGTGCGTCGACGAACCGCATCGCCAAATGGCCCTACTGTTCAGACGCTCTCCGCACAGAATCGATGCGGGGTCAGTCAGTCAGCGGTGGCACGGCTGTTGTGACGGAGCCGTCCTCGTGCAGCGTGTACTCGACGGCACCCATCGTGTCCGTGCGCGACGTGAGCACATGGTGCTCTGACAGGCGCTGCAACACGGGCATTCGCGGATGGCCGAAGTGGTTACCGCGACCACAGGAGATGACCGCAACGCGCGGTGCCAGTGCGTCCAGAAAGGGTTCGCTGGTGCTGGTCATGCTGCCATGGTGTCCCACCTTCAGCAGTGTGACCGGCGACAGCAGATGCGCGGCGAGCATAGCGTCCTCGCTCGGCAGCTCTGCATCGCCGGCCAGTAGGGCGGAAGACCGGCCGAACACCGCGCGAAGCACCAGGGAGTCGTCGTTGGCGGGAGCGCTGCCCGGCTGATAGTCCGTGCGCGGACTCAGGACGTCCATCTCCACCTGCTGCCATTGCTGTCGCTGACCTGCGTGGAGCCAACGAACGTCCGTGCCCTGCGCCCGTGCCTGTGCGATCAGGGCGTGCAGCCGGTCGGAGGAGACGTCTTCGCTCAACCAGAGCTCTCGTGGGCGGAAGTTGCTCAGGACAGCGCTCATGCCGCCCAGGTGATCCATGTGCGCGTGGCTCAAGGCAAGCACGTCGAGTCTTGAGATACCGCGATGCCACAGGTAGGGCGAAACGACCTGCTCGCCGATGTCGAAGTCGGCCCCGCGTTGCTGCTGGTGCGCACCTTCTTCGGGGCCCACCTGACCGCCAGCGTCGATCAGCATGGTTTTGCCGTTGGGTGCGATCAGCAGCAGGGCATCGCCCTGGCCGACGTCGATCGCTGCCACCTGTAAGGCTCGAGCAGGTAGAAGGTGCCTAGCGCCCAGGACTGTACCGACCGCAACAGCACAGGCGAGCGCCACGGCCGCCCATCCGGCAACGCGAGGTCGCGATCGTAGCAGCGCGATGCACAGGGCCATGCATGCGACGAGCGCCAGGGCGACAGAGGTGGGCGGCCCGGGCGTGCGCAGGTCCGCGACGTGGATCGCTGCCAGCGATCGCACCATCCCGCCTGCAACATGAAGCAGCAGGGCCGCAGGTGCCGCTGCCAGCAGGGCGACGGGATAGCTGATGAGGCTTAGCAGGAAGGCAGGGATGCCGCACACCGTCAACGGCAAGATCAGTGGCATGACCAGCAGGTTGGAGGGCAGGGCGAGCGCGGTGAAGCGGTGGAAGTACACCGCCATAGGCAGCGCCATGGTGAGCTCGATCACGGCGGACAGGACACTCAAAGACAGCAGTGCCATGCCTGCCCGAACCAGCCCGACCAGCGCCGTGCCCGTCCACGATCCAAAGGTGAGGCCCAGCTCCCGAGCCATCCATCGCAGCCGAACGCGGAACTGCGCCACATGGGGTGGCAGCCGACGATCCAGCCGCAACAGGTGCAATCGCCGGCACGCTCGCGCATAGGGAGCAATGGTGCGGTCGAGCAGCGGGATGGCAATGCCGGCAAGGGTGAGCGCGATGAGCACCGTCATCTGGAAGGCCGTGTCGCGGATGGCTTGTGGCCGCACCAGCAGCATCGCCAGCACGGCCGCGCCCACCGCATTAAGCGCATTGCGCTCGCGCCCAATGGCCTGCGCTAGCAGAAACGCAAGCGTGACAAACAGCGCACGCTGGACCGGCTCACCGAAGCCGGTCAGCAGGGCGTAGCCGCACGTTGCCAGCGCGGTCAGCAGAACAGTCAGAAGCCTAGGGCTGCGCAACCGCTCTGCCAGGGCGAAGACTACCCACGCTACCAGGCCAAGGTGCATGCCAGAGACGACGAACAGATGGAACGTGCCGGTCTGTTCGAAGCTGGCGCGCAGGCTGTGCGTGAGAGCGCTGCGATCGCCGAAGAGCATGGCGCTCCAGGCTGCCGCATCGGCTTCGCTCCACCTCATCACGCGCGGCAACCACGCTTGCGTGTGCTGCCACGCGGCAAAGTCGTGCAGCCGCTGCGACGCCGCCCACATCCGAATCTGTTGCACCCGGCACATGAGTGGTGGTGCGCGCATGGCCATCTGGGTGAGTCGGCCAGGTACCGCGGTGCCTGTGGCGGAGACCTCCTGCGTGGCAAGCCATTCGCCGTACTGCCATACACCGGGGTCGCGGAATTGGCGAGGGCGATACAGCCGCAGCACGGTGCGAAGCTCCTCGCCGCAGCGCAGGGCGGCTCCATCCGAGCCGGAGAGCGTGACGCGTGCCGTCGCTGTCGTCGGCGTCATGCTCGCCACATCCGGATTCAGCTCTTCCACCGCACTCAGGCGAAGGTCCGCCGTGTATCGCGTCTGTTCCGGTGCGGAGGGCTCCTGATCGGGCGCCTGTTCCCCAAACCGCAGTGGGTCCGCAGATTCGGTGCCATCACGTTGCGCAAGAGGCTGCACGGCGAGCACGGTCGCGATCACCTCGCGTCGCATGCCATCGGCATAGGGAAGAATCGTGCTGTCGGCGGTGCTCCGGGGATGAAGAACGCCCAGGGTCCAGCCCAGGAGAAACCATGTCACCAGGGTGGTCGCGGTAGCCAAGCGGGGAGCGCACCGCAACGCGATGGCTGCAATGGCGATGCATAGCCCGGTGGCGCATACGAGCAGGGCGGCAGGCCGCCACCATTGCGAGGCAGCAACGCCCAGCGACAGCATGGCAGCCGTGTACAGCAGCGGCGCGCGTCGCAACTCCAGCGGCAGCACTCGCGAAAAACGCGATGGATGGGCGCGGATCTCGCGCACCAGCATCGAGGGCAAACCGCGTTCGCCGTGGGTACTTTGCATCGCCTGCGCAGGCCTTGGTCGCGGTCGGCCGCGAGGTTACCCGCGGCGAAAGACGGCGATCGTTTCCGTGTGGTTTGTCTGGGGGAAGAGGTCGAGCAGGTGCAGATCTGTAATGGTGTAGCGCGAGTCTACCAGCGCACGAGCGTCGCGCGCGAACGTCGCCGCGTCGCAGGAAACGTAGACCATCTCCGGTGCGCCGATGCGAATCAGTTCCTGCGTGATGGCGCCGCCAAGACCAGCACGCGGCGGGTCCATGACGATCAGGTCGGGCGGAGTAGCAAGACGCGCGCGCTTCAGGAAATCCAGCACGGGCTGTGCCATCGCGCGATGTTGCTGCCCGGCGGAACGCAACGCCGCAGCCAGATCCGTCGCTGCGGGCTGGCCGACCTCCACTGCGGTGACCTGATCGAAACGGTCCGTGAGCGGGACAGAGAACAGGCCGGCGCCGGCAAAAAGATCCCATGCCGCGCGCCCGCTGCGGCCGTTCAAGACCAACTCCACCATGCGGCCGGTGAGAAAGCGGTTTACCTGGAAAAAAGCGCCACGCGACACGGCGTATGCCTGGCCGTTTACGCGAAAGGTCAACCCCGGCGCACCCCATCGAGCGACTTCTACCCGCTGCCGCTCCTGTACCCGGCGCGATCCGCTCGCCAGTTCACCCTGCACCAGCAGGCCCCCACCGGCGGTCTGTGGCACACGTTGCCGCAGACCTTCGCACAGGTCCCGGAACTGGCGCGGCGTGTCACGGTCCAGCGTGACCACTGTTGCGTCCACGTGCAGCAGTAGCTGCAGCGCTGCTTCATCGCCGTCCGTCATGAGTTCAAGTTCTTTGCTGCCAACGGGCCAGAGATTGGTGGTGGCTGCCAAGTTATCCAGCGCCGCTGCCGCTTGCCACAAGAGCGGCGACGCGATGGGGCACTCCTGGATCGGCAGGAAGTCATGCGAGTTGAAGCGGCTGTATCCTACGCGCCCGCCCTCAACGCGCAGCCGGATGCGATTGCGATACTCGTACCCCGCAGCGGTATGCGTTTCGATCGTCGGACTTGGAACGCCCGCTTGCTGCAGCCGAATCCGTACCGCGTCGACTTTGCGCAGAGTTTGCGTCTGCTGCGACAGGTGCTGCAGTTGGCATCCGCCGCACACGCCGAAATGGTGGCAGCGGGGCGTGACCTCCGCTGTAGCGTTGAGGCCAGCCGCTTCCGGCATTACAGGTGCTCCATGTAAAACAGGCTGAGCCGAGGCACGTTGTACCGTTCCAGCAGCCGCTTGTTCAGGAACTGTTGCGTCACGTGCTTCAACTGTGTCGCGTTCATGCCGCGGCTGCCAGCTAGGCCGCGGGCGGCCTGCTCGCGCCACTCGGTCTGGTGTGCTTCCGGCGTGGCCAGCAGCAGCATGGCAAAGAGCTTCTCTTCCAGGACTGTCAGCGTGCGTTCCAGGTCTTCGGTGTCGCCCGGAGCTTCCGCCAGAGTGTGCAGACGCGCCACAATCTCATCGCGCTGGCTCGAGATCGAATCAGGAAGCGAAGCTGCTGCGAGGCGTTCCGCATTGCGCTGGAGGTATGCCCTGACCGGCTCGGCTTCGAATCCGCTTTGGCGGGGTTCCGCCGTTGTCTGCGCTCCCATGGCGGCGTCTTTCATCTGCTCGGTCGCTGCCATCACAGCCTGCGCTGCCCAGGCCAGGCCATTTACCTTGCGCAGGCGTTTGCCGGTCTTCTGCGCACGCGCGTCGTACTTGTCGAACGCCTCATCGATGCCGCGCAACACGGCTGCAAGCGGCACACCGGCCTCGCGCCAGGCGTCGATCAGCGCCCAGTCCAGGGTGCTCAGCAGGGTCAGCGTACCGCGCCGGCGCTGAAACCGGTCTTCGATCTCCGTGAAGTACTCGAAGTAGTTCTGCTGTGGTGCTTGCACGTTAGACGGTGGTTGCGGGCTGAGCTTCTGACCGGGTAGACCGCCGCTTGATCCGGTCCTGATTGCGCTCGTAGATCAGGCGCACCCCGTCCAGCGTGAGCGTGGGGTCAACCGTTGTCAGGTACTTGGAATCCGGGGAGAGCATTCGAGCAAAGCCGCCGGTTGCAATAACCTTGGTCTCCGGTCCAAGCTCTGTAATCATGCGCTCGCAAATGCCATCGACCAGGCCGATGTAGCCGTAGTACAGACCGACCTGGATGTTGTCGACGGTGCTTGTGCCCACGACTTTGCCCGGCTTGCGAATGTTGACCCGTGCCAGCTTGGCCGCCTTGTCAAACAGCGCATTGGCGCTAATGCCGAGCCCGGGGGCGATTGCGCCGCCGAGGAATTCGCCCCGGGCGGAGACCACATCAAATGTGGTCGCCGTTCCCAGGTCCACCACGATGCACGGGCCGCCGTAGCGGTCGAATGCCGCCACCGAGTTCACAATGCGGTCCGCACCCACCTCCGCCGGATTGTCCGTCAGCACCGGGAGGCCCGTTTTCACGCCCGGTTCCACAAACAGCGGACGTACGTGGAAGAAGCTCTCCACCACTTCGCGCAACAAGGAATCGACCGGTGGTACCACGCTGGAAACTGCAACTCCGCTGATCCCCTGGATATCAACCCCATTCAGGGCAAAGAGGCTGTGAAACGCGATGCGAAGTTCGTCGGGTGTGTGCGTCAGCGGGGTCGCGATGCGCCAACTGTGCAGCAGCTTCGCGGGTTCCGCTTCGGTCGCCAGCGCGTAAAGCCCCAGCACCATGTTTGTGTTCCCAACCTCGATCGCAAGCAGCATGTGACCCTTTCCTGCCTCCGTAGGCCGGCATGTCTCGCCTGCCCACGCCTTCGCACGGTTAGAGCGCCTCGCGCACTCCGCCGTGCCGTACCTCGCGCACCTGCCCAGTGTCGCAACGCACACGCAACAGGCCCGCCGCGGTCAACCCGAGCGTCACGCCAGTATAGCCGTCCTGCTCCGCCACCTGGACGCGTTTGCCCCAGACCCAGCGGCTGTGCTCCGCGAACCTTTGCCGCACCGCGGCGGGTGATTCCTGGACCGCGAGGAGCTCCAGGTGCAGTTGGCGAAGGAACGCGATCAGGACTGCCTCTCTCGGAACAGTCTTCCCGGTCCACCGCCGCAGCGATGTGGAGATCGCCTCCAATTCCGGCGGCATCACTGTGTGGTTCAGGTTGA contains:
- a CDS encoding ComEC/Rec2 family competence protein: MQSTHGERGLPSMLVREIRAHPSRFSRVLPLELRRAPLLYTAAMLSLGVAASQWWRPAALLVCATGLCIAIAAIALRCAPRLATATTLVTWFLLGWTLGVLHPRSTADSTILPYADGMRREVIATVLAVQPLAQRDGTESADPLRFGEQAPDQEPSAPEQTRYTADLRLSAVEELNPDVASMTPTTATARVTLSGSDGAALRCGEELRTVLRLYRPRQFRDPGVWQYGEWLATQEVSATGTAVPGRLTQMAMRAPPLMCRVQQIRMWAASQRLHDFAAWQHTQAWLPRVMRWSEADAAAWSAMLFGDRSALTHSLRASFEQTGTFHLFVVSGMHLGLVAWVVFALAERLRSPRLLTVLLTALATCGYALLTGFGEPVQRALFVTLAFLLAQAIGRERNALNAVGAAVLAMLLVRPQAIRDTAFQMTVLIALTLAGIAIPLLDRTIAPYARACRRLHLLRLDRRLPPHVAQFRVRLRWMARELGLTFGSWTGTALVGLVRAGMALLSLSVLSAVIELTMALPMAVYFHRFTALALPSNLLVMPLILPLTVCGIPAFLLSLISYPVALLAAAPAALLLHVAGGMVRSLAAIHVADLRTPGPPTSVALALVACMALCIALLRSRPRVAGWAAVALACAVAVGTVLGARHLLPARALQVAAIDVGQGDALLLIAPNGKTMLIDAGGQVGPEEGAHQQQRGADFDIGEQVVSPYLWHRGISRLDVLALSHAHMDHLGGMSAVLSNFRPRELWLSEDVSSDRLHALIAQARAQGTDVRWLHAGQRQQWQQVEMDVLSPRTDYQPGSAPANDDSLVLRAVFGRSSALLAGDAELPSEDAMLAAHLLSPVTLLKVGHHGSMTSTSEPFLDALAPRVAVISCGRGNHFGHPRMPVLQRLSEHHVLTSRTDTMGAVEYTLHEDGSVTTAVPPLTD
- a CDS encoding class I SAM-dependent RNA methyltransferase, with the translated sequence MPEAAGLNATAEVTPRCHHFGVCGGCQLQHLSQQTQTLRKVDAVRIRLQQAGVPSPTIETHTAAGYEYRNRIRLRVEGGRVGYSRFNSHDFLPIQECPIASPLLWQAAAALDNLAATTNLWPVGSKELELMTDGDEAALQLLLHVDATVVTLDRDTPRQFRDLCEGLRQRVPQTAGGGLLVQGELASGSRRVQERQRVEVARWGAPGLTFRVNGQAYAVSRGAFFQVNRFLTGRMVELVLNGRSGRAAWDLFAGAGLFSVPLTDRFDQVTAVEVGQPAATDLAAALRSAGQQHRAMAQPVLDFLKRARLATPPDLIVMDPPRAGLGGAITQELIRIGAPEMVYVSCDAATFARDARALVDSRYTITDLHLLDLFPQTNHTETIAVFRRG
- a CDS encoding type III pantothenate kinase codes for the protein MLLAIEVGNTNMVLGLYALATEAEPAKLLHSWRIATPLTHTPDELRIAFHSLFALNGVDIQGISGVAVSSVVPPVDSLLREVVESFFHVRPLFVEPGVKTGLPVLTDNPAEVGADRIVNSVAAFDRYGGPCIVVDLGTATTFDVVSARGEFLGGAIAPGLGISANALFDKAAKLARVNIRKPGKVVGTSTVDNIQVGLYYGYIGLVDGICERMITELGPETKVIATGGFARMLSPDSKYLTTVDPTLTLDGVRLIYERNQDRIKRRSTRSEAQPATTV